In the Arachis ipaensis cultivar K30076 chromosome B10, Araip1.1, whole genome shotgun sequence genome, one interval contains:
- the LOC107621864 gene encoding uncharacterized protein LOC107621864, whose protein sequence is MDMSKNFCSLFKCEIRIIQVQNVDSIKSKGNLFARFYLPSGNNNKRIQLNTKKVHSKSFPFWNESFTLDCSCPQEFLDTLKHESLVLELRQSKKILGSNLVGKGEIPWKEILESSPNMVYKEWVKMVPCKEEEPKVEVEIKIQVAKREEEKENNNKSFNFNWDECGCKNGHDHDHNAWFSADDYDVFALGLALEAF, encoded by the coding sequence ATGGATATGTCCAAAAATTTTTGTTCCTTATTTAAATGTGAAATAAGAATAATACAAGTCCAAAATGTTGATTCCATAAAGTCCAAGGGGAATTTATTTGCAAGATTCTATCTTCCTTCAGGGAACAACAACAAAAGGATCCAACTTAACACTAAGAAGGTTCATTCCAAATCCTTTCCCTTTTGGAATGAGTCCTTCACTCTTGATTGTTCTTGCCCCCAAGAATTCTTGGATACACTCAAGCATGAAAGCCTTGTTTTGGAGTTGAGGCAAAGCAAGAAGATTTTGGGGTCAAATCTTGTGGGAAAAGGTGAGATTCCATGGAAGGAAATTCTTGAATCATCCCCAAACATGGTGTACAAAGAGTGGGTGAAGATGGTTCCATGCAAAGAAGAAGAACCTAAAGTTGAAGTTGAGATAAAAATACAAGTGGCTAAGagggaagaggagaaggagaatAATAACAAGAGCTTCAATTTCAATTGGGATGAGTGTGGATGCAAAAATGGCCATGATCATGATCATAATGCATGGTTTAGTGCAGATGATTATGATGTATTTGCACTAGGGTTGGCTTTGGAGGCTTTTTGA